A stretch of the Trueperaceae bacterium genome encodes the following:
- a CDS encoding tetratricopeptide repeat protein — MGTFKLERCAQLLPVAIIFLLFASAFAQPTLSELRAITEEQPENAEAWVNLGNALLEEDSYEAAKEAFLEAIALDYLAGDAHFGLGLAEFGRGDFQAALFAFNELTRLHPERFDGHYNRAVTLARLRRPADSAAAFREAVAQAEPEAAPPEVAAAYIGLADQLKRSGDFAGAAEAYASALENEPRVDPLELRYLRADALYRAGRGLEALPDLTDLEGQTTDYRVSSLIADIYVDQGQVDYALRALERGLRKARVSEDAEVQANLLVKLGLLQRQLGRDAEAAASFQQAAEVNASSWEALYNLGVSYLEMGQPANAVQVLQNASEIEGAGGQVDLALASAFDQLGRTEFAIGSARRALNQLDDPQLAAQARLILGRSLYRQGDYQQAATVLAQVVQERPSDPQAQLWAGLAEYQLGNYRTAAQYYERAVQLAPGSAEARANLGAAYLATERFRDAEAVYELLVQQNPQDAESHYNLGWALMSQNRRAEARSAWQMASELGYAPASEALQQYF; from the coding sequence ATGGGTACCTTCAAACTCGAGCGCTGCGCGCAACTCCTGCCGGTCGCGATCATCTTCCTGTTGTTCGCCTCCGCCTTCGCTCAACCGACCCTGAGCGAGCTTCGTGCCATCACCGAAGAACAACCCGAGAACGCCGAAGCCTGGGTGAACCTGGGCAACGCACTCCTCGAAGAGGATAGCTACGAAGCCGCCAAGGAGGCGTTCCTCGAGGCCATAGCGCTCGACTACCTCGCCGGCGACGCCCACTTCGGGCTGGGCCTGGCCGAGTTCGGTCGCGGCGACTTCCAGGCCGCGCTCTTCGCCTTCAACGAGCTCACCCGGCTCCACCCCGAACGCTTCGACGGCCACTACAACCGCGCCGTCACGCTGGCACGCCTGAGGCGTCCGGCCGACTCCGCCGCCGCTTTCCGGGAAGCGGTAGCTCAGGCCGAACCGGAGGCAGCCCCACCGGAAGTGGCGGCCGCCTACATCGGCCTCGCCGATCAGCTCAAGCGCTCTGGCGACTTCGCCGGCGCTGCGGAAGCCTATGCCAGCGCCCTCGAGAACGAGCCGCGGGTGGACCCGCTCGAGCTCCGCTATCTGCGCGCCGACGCCCTCTACAGGGCGGGACGGGGTCTGGAAGCCCTTCCTGACCTCACGGACCTGGAAGGGCAGACTACCGACTATCGGGTGAGCTCTCTCATCGCCGATATCTATGTTGATCAAGGTCAGGTGGATTATGCCCTGCGGGCGCTCGAGCGCGGCCTGCGCAAGGCCAGGGTGTCGGAGGATGCGGAGGTCCAGGCGAACCTGCTGGTCAAGCTGGGCCTGCTTCAGCGTCAGCTGGGCCGCGACGCCGAGGCCGCGGCTTCGTTCCAGCAGGCGGCCGAAGTGAACGCCTCCTCCTGGGAGGCCCTCTACAACCTCGGCGTTTCCTATCTCGAGATGGGGCAGCCCGCGAACGCGGTCCAGGTCCTGCAGAACGCCTCGGAGATAGAGGGAGCAGGCGGTCAGGTGGACCTCGCCCTCGCTTCGGCATTCGACCAGCTCGGCCGTACCGAGTTCGCGATCGGCAGTGCCCGCCGGGCGCTGAACCAGCTCGACGACCCGCAGCTGGCCGCCCAGGCACGGCTCATCCTCGGCCGCTCGCTCTACCGTCAGGGCGACTACCAGCAGGCGGCTACCGTCCTGGCACAGGTGGTGCAGGAGCGTCCCAGCGACCCGCAGGCGCAGCTCTGGGCCGGCCTCGCCGAGTACCAGCTGGGCAACTACCGGACCGCCGCCCAATATTACGAGCGGGCCGTGCAGCTCGCCCCCGGCAGTGCCGAAGCCAGGGCGAACCTCGGCGCCGCCTACCTTGCCACCGAGCGGTTCCGCGACGCCGAAGCGGTCTACGAGTTGCTGGTCCAGCAGAATCCGCAGGATGCGGAGAGCCACTACAACCTGGGCTGGGCGCTGATGTCACAGAACCGCCGGGCGGAGGCCCGCTCGGCCTGGCAGATGGCGAGCGAACTCGGCTACGCGCCGGCAAGCGAAGCTTTGCAGCAGTACTTCTGA
- the rlmN gene encoding 23S rRNA (adenine(2503)-C(2))-methyltransferase RlmN, with the protein MIGSDPTSSERRGEAAGRERQLLLDLAPSKLPTPGEREAYRRTQLAGWIYRQGVRDFEEMSNLPAAWRAELAERWLVDPFAATERFPSRDGSVRYLFTLSDGRQTEAVYMPYLNRRTVCVSSMVGCPAGCAFCATGALGFGRNLSAGEIVGQLLAVAWHEGFPPREIRNVVLMGMGEALLNYDSAITAVRTMVDPEALDMSPRRITLSTVGLPAKIVRLAEEGLPLTLAVSLHAPDEETRRKIIPTAHAHSIASIVEAMRTWQQKIGRRVTIEYTMLRGVNDRPWQAKALAELLTGLTAHVNLIPFNPWSGAQFGSSGRETIDRFQAELEEAGLSVSVRFSRGRDAGGACGQLALTNGRSDSRTTV; encoded by the coding sequence GTGATCGGAAGCGACCCGACCTCGAGCGAACGGCGCGGCGAAGCAGCGGGCCGGGAGCGCCAACTCCTGCTCGATCTCGCGCCCTCGAAGCTGCCCACGCCCGGCGAGCGGGAAGCGTACCGCCGTACGCAGCTCGCTGGCTGGATCTATCGGCAGGGCGTCAGAGACTTCGAAGAGATGTCGAACCTGCCGGCGGCCTGGCGTGCTGAGCTCGCGGAGCGGTGGCTGGTCGATCCGTTCGCAGCGACCGAGCGCTTCCCTTCGAGGGACGGCTCGGTGCGTTACCTCTTCACGCTCTCCGACGGCCGCCAGACCGAGGCCGTCTACATGCCCTACCTCAACCGCCGCACCGTTTGCGTCTCATCGATGGTGGGCTGTCCCGCCGGCTGCGCCTTCTGCGCGACCGGCGCCCTCGGCTTCGGCCGGAACCTCTCGGCAGGCGAGATCGTAGGGCAGCTCCTGGCGGTTGCCTGGCACGAGGGTTTCCCTCCGCGGGAGATCAGGAACGTGGTGCTCATGGGGATGGGCGAGGCGCTGCTCAACTACGACTCGGCGATCACCGCTGTCCGCACGATGGTAGATCCGGAGGCGCTCGACATGTCGCCCCGGCGGATCACCCTCTCTACCGTCGGCCTGCCCGCGAAGATCGTCCGGCTCGCCGAGGAGGGGTTGCCGCTCACGCTGGCCGTCAGCCTCCACGCTCCTGACGAGGAGACCCGCCGGAAGATAATCCCAACCGCCCACGCACACTCCATCGCTTCGATAGTGGAGGCCATGCGAACCTGGCAGCAGAAGATCGGACGTCGGGTGACGATCGAGTACACGATGCTGCGCGGGGTGAACGATCGTCCGTGGCAGGCGAAAGCCCTCGCAGAGCTGCTTACCGGGCTCACCGCGCACGTGAACCTGATCCCCTTCAACCCCTGGTCGGGAGCCCAGTTCGGTTCGTCCGGGAGGGAGACGATCGATCGATTCCAGGCGGAGCTGGAAGAGGCAGGTCTCTCCGTGTCGGTCCGCTTCAGCCGCGGCCGAGACGCCGGCGGAGCGTGCGGCCAGCTCGCCCTCACCAACGGCCGCTCCGACTCCCGGACGACCGTCTGA
- a CDS encoding PAS domain S-box protein: MMEQKPVESDLPQQTEQTDDYFRKLLGQLPAAAYACDAEGLVTYYNPRAVALWGRAPRLNDPAHRYCGSFRPLRPDGLALDRNDCFMALALKNDRGYDAQEVIIERPDGTRRTVLAYINPVHDDDGRLLGAINTLVDISDRKLTEEAPARLAAIVESSDDAIVSKDLTGGIRSWNRGAEELFGFSAEEAVGRSITLIIPEDRLDEENEILGKLRRGERIDHFETVRRRKDGSLIDISLTVSPIKDGSGQVVGASKIARDITEVKRAQEALQEQARTLRTINEVAGKLSGELDLKRLVRTVTDAGRELSRSQFGAFFYSEQGQHGAGYTLMARSGDMPEGFDEEYVLGSYPEVFGAVEGAARPKPGPKLNSHLAVPVVPRSGKALGVLFFGDERPGVFDEQLEQVIAAIGSHAATAIDNALLYEEARELNESLEEKVEQRTADLNALNQELETFNYSVAHDLRGSLRGIDGFSSLILEESGDELSDTTRRYLNRVRAGAQRMGQLLDNLLELSRLMRAEVLRQHFDLHSMARSIIEDLREWEPEREVEVVIADCPLLVGDPGLMRIAMENLLGNAWKFSRHRSPARIEVGCEERDGNVVYYVRDNGIGFDDRFEDKLFEPFQRLHAPDAFEGTGIGLANTKRIIDKHGGRIWATSAPDQGATFYFTL, from the coding sequence ATGATGGAGCAGAAGCCGGTCGAGTCGGACCTGCCGCAGCAGACCGAGCAGACCGACGACTACTTCCGGAAGCTCCTGGGCCAACTGCCGGCCGCTGCTTACGCCTGCGACGCGGAGGGCCTGGTCACCTACTACAATCCGAGGGCAGTGGCGCTGTGGGGGCGGGCCCCGCGGCTCAACGATCCCGCTCACCGCTACTGCGGCTCCTTCCGGCCGCTCAGGCCGGACGGCCTCGCCCTCGACCGGAACGATTGCTTCATGGCGCTGGCCCTGAAGAACGACCGCGGCTACGACGCTCAGGAAGTGATCATCGAACGACCCGACGGGACCCGTAGAACGGTGCTCGCCTACATAAACCCGGTTCACGATGATGACGGGCGCCTGCTCGGGGCGATCAACACACTGGTGGACATCAGCGACCGCAAGTTGACGGAGGAGGCTCCCGCGCGACTCGCGGCGATCGTAGAGTCGTCGGACGACGCCATCGTGAGCAAGGACCTGACCGGTGGGATCAGGAGCTGGAACCGGGGTGCGGAGGAGCTGTTCGGTTTTTCGGCTGAGGAGGCGGTCGGCAGGTCGATCACCCTCATCATCCCGGAGGATCGGCTCGACGAGGAGAACGAGATCCTTGGCAAACTGCGCCGAGGCGAGCGGATCGACCACTTCGAGACGGTACGGCGCCGAAAGGACGGAAGCCTCATCGACATCTCGCTCACCGTCTCACCGATCAAGGACGGGTCCGGGCAGGTCGTAGGCGCTTCGAAGATCGCCCGGGACATCACCGAGGTCAAACGGGCGCAGGAGGCCTTGCAGGAGCAGGCCCGCACGCTGCGGACGATAAACGAGGTAGCCGGGAAGCTTTCCGGCGAACTCGATCTCAAGCGCCTCGTCCGGACGGTCACCGACGCCGGCCGGGAGCTCAGCCGCTCCCAGTTCGGGGCGTTCTTCTACAGTGAACAGGGACAGCATGGCGCCGGCTACACCCTCATGGCCCGGTCGGGCGATATGCCCGAGGGGTTCGACGAGGAGTACGTTCTGGGCAGCTACCCCGAGGTCTTCGGGGCCGTCGAGGGTGCAGCGAGACCGAAGCCGGGACCGAAGCTGAACAGCCACCTTGCCGTGCCGGTGGTGCCGAGGTCGGGCAAGGCGTTGGGCGTGCTCTTCTTCGGCGACGAACGACCTGGCGTGTTCGACGAACAGCTCGAGCAGGTGATAGCGGCTATCGGCAGCCACGCCGCTACCGCCATCGACAACGCCCTGCTCTACGAGGAGGCCCGGGAACTCAACGAATCGCTCGAGGAGAAGGTCGAGCAGCGCACTGCCGACCTGAACGCGCTCAACCAGGAGCTAGAGACGTTCAACTACTCGGTCGCACACGACCTCCGGGGTTCACTGCGCGGCATTGACGGTTTCAGCAGCCTGATACTCGAAGAGAGCGGCGACGAGCTGAGCGACACGACCCGGCGCTACCTGAACAGGGTTCGAGCCGGGGCGCAGCGTATGGGGCAGCTGCTTGACAACCTTCTAGAGCTGTCCCGGCTGATGCGGGCCGAGGTCCTTCGCCAGCATTTCGACCTGCATTCAATGGCGCGATCGATAATCGAAGACCTGCGGGAGTGGGAACCGGAGCGGGAGGTCGAGGTAGTGATCGCCGACTGCCCGCTCCTCGTCGGCGACCCCGGCCTCATGCGCATCGCCATGGAGAACCTGCTGGGGAACGCCTGGAAGTTCAGCCGTCACAGATCACCGGCTCGGATCGAGGTGGGCTGCGAAGAACGTGACGGCAACGTCGTGTATTACGTGCGTGACAACGGCATAGGGTTCGACGATCGCTTCGAAGACAAGCTGTTCGAACCGTTCCAGCGCCTGCACGCTCCCGACGCCTTCGAAGGCACCGGCATCGGCCTGGCCAACACCAAGCGCATCATCGACAAGCATGGTGGCCGGATCTGGGCCACGAGCGCGCCGGACCAAGGAGCCACCTTCTACTTCACCCTCTGA
- the glgC gene encoding glucose-1-phosphate adenylyltransferase, whose protein sequence is MRTIRDVKVLGMVLAGGKGTRLHPLTLKRTKPAVPFGSKYRIIDFALNNMINSGIYGMYVLTQFKAQSLTEHIQRNWRFGSFLSDYFITLAPAQMYLYEELGAEWYRGTADAIYQNIHLIDNHSPDYVAIFSGDHIYKMDIAHMIDYHLEKQANVTVAAYPTPVADATRFGVLQVDEDFLITEFQEKPANPNPIPGRPTHALASMGNYIFSTDCLMEMLYDDAEDSSSEHDFGKNLLPEALKDGYRLAAYDFARNPIPGQDGPNTYWRDVGTIDSYHEASMDLVAVQPEFDLYNEEWPLRTSAEFSPPAKFVHETPERRGQAFNSLVAGGVIISGATVRESILARRVRVHSYSLVERSVIFDNSSIGRNCIIRNAIIDKNVRVPDGMRIGVDRAEDESRGFVVTERGVVTVPKSYAFD, encoded by the coding sequence ATGAGGACGATACGAGATGTGAAGGTGCTGGGGATGGTCCTGGCCGGGGGCAAGGGAACCAGGCTGCATCCGCTCACCCTCAAACGCACCAAGCCTGCCGTTCCCTTCGGCAGCAAGTACCGGATCATCGACTTCGCGCTCAACAACATGATCAACTCGGGCATCTACGGGATGTACGTGCTCACCCAGTTCAAGGCCCAGAGCCTGACCGAGCACATCCAGCGGAACTGGCGCTTCGGGTCGTTCCTGTCCGACTACTTCATCACGCTTGCGCCGGCCCAGATGTACCTCTACGAAGAGTTGGGGGCAGAGTGGTACCGCGGCACCGCCGACGCCATCTACCAGAACATCCACCTCATCGACAACCACTCGCCCGACTACGTGGCGATCTTCTCCGGTGACCACATCTACAAGATGGACATCGCCCACATGATCGACTACCACCTGGAGAAGCAGGCAAACGTAACGGTAGCCGCCTATCCCACGCCGGTCGCCGACGCCACCCGCTTCGGCGTCCTGCAGGTGGACGAGGATTTCCTCATCACCGAGTTCCAGGAGAAACCCGCTAACCCGAACCCCATCCCCGGTCGGCCCACTCACGCTCTGGCCTCGATGGGCAACTACATCTTCTCGACCGACTGCCTCATGGAGATGCTGTACGACGACGCCGAGGACAGCTCGAGCGAACACGACTTCGGCAAGAACCTGCTGCCCGAGGCGCTCAAGGACGGTTACAGGTTGGCCGCCTACGATTTCGCCCGCAACCCCATCCCCGGACAGGACGGGCCCAACACCTATTGGCGCGACGTGGGCACGATCGACTCGTATCATGAGGCGAGCATGGATTTGGTGGCGGTGCAGCCCGAGTTCGACCTCTACAACGAGGAGTGGCCGCTGCGAACCTCGGCCGAGTTCTCGCCGCCCGCCAAGTTCGTCCACGAGACTCCGGAGCGTCGCGGTCAGGCGTTCAACAGCCTGGTGGCCGGCGGGGTCATCATCTCCGGAGCCACCGTTCGGGAGTCGATCCTGGCCCGCCGGGTGCGAGTCCACTCCTACTCCCTGGTCGAACGCTCGGTGATCTTCGACAACAGTTCGATCGGCCGCAACTGCATCATCCGCAATGCGATCATCGACAAGAACGTGCGGGTACCGGACGGCATGCGGATCGGGGTCGACCGAGCCGAGGACGAGAGCAGAGGGTTCGTGGTCACCGAAAGGGGTGTGGTGACGGTCCCGAAGAGCTACGCATTCGATTGA
- the ftsH gene encoding ATP-dependent zinc metalloprotease FtsH → MKRSFNPWLLVMLIILGIFVFNQFNAGGASRDINFSTFTDLVEEGKVASVVVERNTGGIQGELRSETQVTIDGEPQTIRSFTTTAVITDSLLQRLEEQVPEVTIRNPPQWIGFAISILPIIILIGFFWFIFMRAQGGPNQVMQFGQSKAKTYGRETKVKTSFDDVAGHQEAKQELKEVVDFLKNPQKYLRIGAEIPRGVLLVGPPGTGKTLLARAVAGEAGVPFLTVSASEFMEMFVGVGASRVRNLFEEARKSSPAIIFIDELDSIGRRRGAGIGGGHDEREQTLNQILSEMDGFEKDTSVIVIAATNRPDILDPALLRPGRFDRQVTIGLPTQREREEILKVHVRNKPIADDVDLKRLSGATPMFSGADLENLTNEAALVAARSGKQTINWADFNEALDRITLGLRRGSLVPTEEERKILAYHEAGHAIAYTAQPDLGQIRKVTIMPRGGAGGFMAPLSKEQMFYNVDRFRQQLIVAFAGRIAEKRVTGTISSGASNDLKQATDMAKQMVLDLGMGGEEYVAWGSDSGPVFLGGEISRRKDFSEETARLIEEQVTQILRESYEKCQTLIDEHWEAVEAVAQSLLAQETLDGAIVQKAFEKAEAGMTAAEIKEWILAEAKERERLEEEAADRDRLAEERRRAERERHAPPVDRRPAPEGTRG, encoded by the coding sequence TTGAAACGATCTTTCAACCCCTGGCTGCTCGTGATGCTGATAATACTCGGCATCTTCGTGTTCAACCAGTTCAACGCGGGCGGTGCCAGCAGGGATATCAACTTCTCCACCTTCACAGATCTGGTGGAAGAGGGCAAGGTGGCGTCGGTCGTCGTCGAACGGAACACCGGCGGGATCCAGGGGGAGCTGCGCAGCGAGACGCAGGTCACGATCGACGGAGAGCCGCAGACGATCCGCTCCTTCACGACCACCGCGGTGATCACCGACTCGCTGCTGCAGCGGCTCGAGGAGCAGGTGCCCGAGGTCACGATACGCAACCCTCCGCAATGGATCGGCTTCGCGATCTCGATCCTGCCCATAATCATCCTCATCGGTTTCTTCTGGTTCATCTTCATGCGGGCCCAAGGCGGTCCCAACCAGGTGATGCAGTTCGGTCAGTCGAAGGCGAAGACCTATGGTCGCGAGACCAAGGTCAAGACCTCGTTCGACGACGTCGCCGGCCACCAGGAAGCGAAGCAGGAGCTGAAGGAGGTCGTCGACTTCCTGAAGAACCCGCAGAAGTATCTGAGGATCGGGGCAGAGATCCCCCGCGGCGTGCTCCTGGTGGGCCCGCCCGGAACCGGTAAGACTCTGCTCGCCAGGGCGGTCGCCGGCGAGGCCGGGGTTCCGTTCCTCACCGTCTCGGCTTCGGAGTTCATGGAGATGTTCGTTGGCGTCGGGGCCAGCCGGGTGCGCAACCTCTTCGAGGAGGCCCGCAAGTCGAGCCCCGCCATCATCTTCATCGACGAACTCGATTCGATCGGCCGGCGCCGCGGAGCCGGCATCGGTGGCGGACACGACGAGCGCGAGCAGACCCTCAACCAGATCCTCTCCGAGATGGACGGATTCGAGAAGGACACCTCGGTGATCGTGATCGCCGCGACCAACCGTCCCGACATCCTCGATCCTGCGCTGCTGCGCCCCGGCCGTTTCGACCGGCAGGTGACCATCGGCCTGCCTACCCAGCGCGAACGCGAGGAGATCCTCAAGGTCCACGTGCGCAACAAGCCGATCGCCGACGACGTCGACCTCAAGCGCCTCTCAGGCGCGACCCCGATGTTCTCCGGCGCCGACCTCGAGAACCTGACGAACGAAGCGGCCCTGGTGGCTGCCCGTAGCGGCAAGCAGACCATCAACTGGGCCGACTTCAACGAGGCCCTCGACCGGATAACCCTCGGTTTGCGGCGCGGCAGCCTGGTGCCCACCGAGGAGGAGCGGAAGATCCTCGCCTACCACGAGGCCGGGCATGCCATCGCCTACACTGCTCAGCCCGACCTGGGGCAGATCCGCAAGGTTACGATCATGCCGCGCGGCGGGGCCGGTGGCTTCATGGCGCCCCTCTCCAAGGAGCAGATGTTCTACAACGTCGACCGTTTCAGGCAGCAGCTGATCGTGGCGTTCGCCGGCCGCATCGCCGAGAAGCGCGTCACCGGCACCATCTCCTCGGGCGCTTCGAACGACCTGAAGCAGGCGACCGACATGGCCAAGCAGATGGTCCTCGACCTCGGCATGGGCGGGGAGGAGTACGTCGCCTGGGGCTCGGACAGCGGCCCCGTGTTCCTTGGCGGGGAGATAAGCCGCCGCAAGGACTTCAGCGAGGAGACCGCGCGCCTCATCGAGGAGCAGGTCACGCAGATCCTGCGTGAGTCGTACGAGAAGTGTCAGACCCTCATCGACGAGCATTGGGAGGCGGTCGAAGCCGTGGCGCAGTCGCTGCTCGCCCAGGAGACGCTCGACGGCGCGATCGTGCAGAAGGCCTTCGAGAAGGCCGAAGCGGGCATGACCGCGGCCGAGATCAAGGAGTGGATCTTGGCCGAGGCGAAGGAACGGGAGCGCCTCGAAGAGGAGG